The segment TGGTTTTTCTGGTTCTTGCAGTAGATGATCTCGGCGGGGCTGAAACTCTGGATCAGCTTGTCGACATAGTCGTCCTGACCAGCAGACAACATAAATTCACCAGTACTCAGGTCGAGGAATGCCACACCATGAATCTCCTTGCCAAAAGCTATGGCTGCCAGGTAATTGTTTTTTCGTTGCTCAAGAACATTGTCGTTGAGTGTGAGCCCAGGGGTAACCAGTTCTGTAACGCCACGTTTGACGATACCTTTGACATCCTTTGGGTTTTCCAATTGGTCGCAGATAGCGACTCTGTTGCCCGCCTTGACGAGCTTGGGCAGGTAGGTGTCCAGCGAATGGTGCGGGAATCCTGCCAATTCTATGTGAGAGGCAGAACCGTTGGCTCGTTTGGTGAGTACGATGTTGAGAATTTTGCTGGCTCGGACTGCATCCTGCCCGAAGGTTTCGTAGAAATCCCCCACTCTAAAGAGTAGCAATGCATCAGGGTGTTTGGCCTTGATGGCATTGTATTGGGTCATTAGGGGTGTTTCTTTTTTTGCGACTGCCATGTTGATAGGTTCCAACCACGAATTTAAAAACTAGTGGGGTTTTTGGGAGGCTTGCACGGATTTCTTTTTGGGAAGAAGGGGAAAGAGTTGATGGTTGACTGTCAACGGTCGATCATCAACTGTAAAAATCAGACTCAGATCGCAACAATCGTAATCCAGGTCACTACTTATTAAAGTAGTAGTGTAGTAAAAAATCAATGATTCTCAAACCGCGTAAAACATGCTGTATCCCTTTTACTTTAACTGATTAATTTATACCCGATCAGGTATATCGCTTGGGTAAAACATAAATTTATACCCGATAGGGTATAATGTGACTATGAGAAAATTGAATCAATTCGCAAAAGAAAGGCGCAAAAGCCTAGATCTAACACAAGCAGATCTTTCGTTTAAAGCTGGAGTTGGCTTACGATTTATTCGCGACTTAGAACAAGGGAAAGAATCATTAATGATTGATAAAGTCAATCAAGTATTGTCATTATTCGGTCATGAACTTGACCCATTGCCAACGGCAACGAAACGAATACTCATAAACAACATCCTATTTAAAAAAAATGGTCAGGGGCGAGTCCCATGGGATCTGAAAGAAGAATACAAATTATTGCTTCATCTCAAATCGATCCAAATTGAACTCTAAAAATTAGGGTCAGCCATAAACCTCGGTACACCCTCTCAAACCATCAAACACACTGTTCATCTCATCCTGACCATTCACTACATCGAAATTTGACCTTAAAAAAGTAACCAATTGTTGACAATGCACAGTCAATTGACAATCAAAACAATCCCAAACCTTTGGCATGAATGTATGCCTCCGCCGTATCGTTGACCAAGAGCATCTCTACGCCATGTACAGCGGTTGACTTGACGAGGGACTGATCCAGTTCCTTTTTCTTGCCTATGGCTCTGATGTAGATGGCTTTGATTCTATGAGGGTAGTGCGCGACTGCATCCGCATAGATCTCTGGGTCTCGTTGTCCGCTGTCCCCTATCAGGACAAATGACAGACTAGGAAACAAATCCATGAGTCGTTTGATTTTTTCGATCTTGTGGGCATGACTGCCTCCTCCCGAAGAGATCAATTCTTTGAGTCCTGACTTGAAATTTTGCAGTAAAAATGGCCCCTTGGGCAGTTGCTTGGTAGCGAAGAAATCCACAAGGAAATCATAGAGATTCCATTCGCTGCTGCTCACATAAAATATCGGATTGGCAGCCTCTCCTGCCAAGGCATGATAAAATTCGCTGACTCCCGCAAAGGGCAGTCTGGTCTTGGCATTTTGTGTCAGAATCAGTCTGAGTTTGCGCAACAACTCTGTAGCGTGCGAAACAAGAACAGTGTCATCAATATCCGAAATGACACCATAGGTAGCTGTAGGATTGACGATCAAGACCTCACCATGCTCTACCGACTCACCCCACTCTGAGTCTTGGAGTTGGTACTCTACGCCTAACCATCCGGTATGCTTCAACTCCTCCTCCATCACAAACCAAGTAGCAAAGTAGCCTACTTCGTCTGTACGCACTGTTTTTTCATGTCCTGCAAAAGAAATCCGAATCTCCACATCGGGTATGGCGGTACTCAGATACCTCGCCACCATGTGTTTCAGATTTTTACTTCTCTTGTCATCGGCATGCGCCAAAAACTCAGGCCTATTTTCCAATACCATGCCTTTGATGTACACTTTCTTATTTGTACCATATCCGCGATAGGGCACAATCACTGGAGGATGAATGATACCCAAGGTTTTTTTTAGCCAAAGGGCAACCCGAATGCTTATTTTTCTGAATATTGCGATGAGTATGTATTAGTTTGGTCTTACAATACTAAAATAACGCTATTTCAAGAACCTATGAGCACAGCATCGCTTTTGTTTGTCATCAATCCCAAATCAGGCGCCTCAGACAAAAAAAATTTGGATGCGACCGTCTCAGAATTTTGTAATAGAAATGATTTGACATTTCATCTATACAAAACCACAGGAGATCAGGATGTCTCTCATATCAAAGAACTGATCGAAAAGTTGAAGCCTCAGATCGTCATAGCTGGTGGTGGTGATGGTACCGTCACGCTCGTCGCTGAACTGGTCATGGACACGACGATCAAGCTTGCGATATTGCCACTGGGATCCGCCAATGGTCTGGCAACAGAGCTAGGTATTCCAGAAGATTGGGAAGAAAATCTCTCTCTACTGCTGCATCCGAAAACCATGTCGATGCACGCTATCAAAATCAACGACAAATACCTATCCCTGCACTTGGCAGACTTAGGATTCAATGCAGACCTCATCAAAGAGTTTGAAAAAGAAGGCCAGCGAGGTATGCTAGGTTATGCCAAATCCTTTATCAAAAAAATGAGTCAACGCAAATCTGGCAGATTCAAGGTACAGACTCCAGAATCTGTCAACCGGTACAAAGCGGATATGATTGTCATTGCCAATGCGTCTAGCTACGGTACTGGCGCCATAGTCAATCCACGCTGTGACTTAGAAGATGATCTCTTTGAGGTATGTATATTCAAACCTCTGCCTTGGCACAATTTTTTGGAGTTTACCTGGTACAGTTTTGCAGGACAATTAGAGAACTCTAAATATTTTTCTATCTATCAAACCAATCAAGTGACTATCACATCCACTAAACCACATACATTGCAAATAGATGGAGAGGTGATCGGATCAGTGAACAAAGTCACTGCACGACTGTTGCCAAAGGCAGTGAATTTGGTGATTCCTTGAATTGTAATTTTAGTGCTTCAAGCTGAGTTTGAAGCCTACTCCATGTATATTTTCAATGTCAAGACAAGGATCATGAGAAAGGTATTTCCGGAGCTTAGAAATGAAAACATCCAAACTCCTGCCTTTGAAGTAGTCATCATCTCCCCATAGTGCCAAGAGCAATTCTTCCCTTTTACATACCACATTTATACGCTGATAGAGGTAATACAAAATCTCAGATTCCCGACGCGTGAGTTTGGTCATTTGATCCTGATAGTACAGTTTAAACTCGACTGAGTCAAAACGGTAGTTCCCCAAATGAATGTCTCCAGATGATTGGGAGATGATCATGCTTCGCTTCAAAAAGACCTCTATGCGGTAGATCAACTCTTCCATAGAAAAGGGTTTGGTGATGTAGTCATCCACACCTATTTCAAATCCAGCCAATTTATCCTCCTGCATAGATCGAGCCGTGAGGAAAATGATTGGAATTGCTCTGTTCACTCCACGGATATTCTTAGCCAAAGACAATCCATCCATATGAGGTAGCATGATATCCAAGAGGCAAATATCATAGTCACATGTCTGGTATTCCTGCCAGGCAGTGCTACCAGTCTCAAAGAGATCCACTGCATAACCTCGCAGTACCAAATTGTCCTTGATGACAAATCCAAGACTCTCGTCATCCTCCACTAGCAGTATCCTTTTGCTCATAATTATTCCATTGGTAATATGATTGATATCGTAGTTCCTTCATTCAGTTGGCTCACAACATTAATTTTGCCTCCATGTGCTGCTACCACCATTTTGACATAATACAGTCCCAAGCCAAATCCCTTCACATCATGCCTGTTTCCTGTAGGTACTCTATAAAATTTATCAAAAATCAAGGATTGATGCTTAGGATCGATCCCCTTACCGTGATCTTTAAAATTGATTTCTATGCGTTTTCTTCCATGTTGAGACCACGAAATTTCAACCATAGGCTCTTTGTCGCTGTATTTGATGGCATTGTCAATCAGGTTGTCAAAGACATTGCTCATATGTAGCTGATCTACAAATAGACGAGGCATCCCTGTGTCTACCGAGATCGAAACGTTAGGGTTGGACAAGGCACTTCGTTGAACTAGATCATGTATGATCAGATCAATTTCAATCCACTCTTTGTTGAGTTGAATCTGCTCCTGTTTGATACTGGACATCTGCAATACTCGCTCGACCTGACCCTGTAGTCGATCGATCTCCTTATTGATAATTTCGGTATATGTACTCAATCGTTTCGGGTCATCTGTTATCTCTGGTGATCTGAGTACATCCGCTGCGATCCTCATGGTAGCGATTGGTGTTTTGAATTCGTGGGTCATATTGTTCACAAAATCCTTTTGTATTTCGGACAAGCGCCTCTGTCTAAAAATCATGAACAAACTAAAGCCAAAAAAAAGCACGACGATCAACAATACTGCTGATGAAGAAATCCAGATTCCCATCTGTCCTACCAAATCCAAGGTCTTGCTAGGAAAGTAAATCCCAAAATAATACTCGTCTTTGGATAGGTTTGGAAAGGCATGCAGTGTATTTTCTCCCTCAATGGCTGTCATAGAGGGGTTGACACGTTGGCCATACACCATCTCTCCATTGCTACAATCAAAAATACCGTACTCGAATACCTCCTTGATTCCCCTACTTTTAAACTCTCTGGTAAGCAAGGTTTCTAGTGTCAAAGGTGTTATTTTGTTGTTGATTTTGACGATGAAATAATTGGATGAAATCTGCTCAATCGCGTCAGGTCTGGTTGCTTCTAGGTTGATAGAACAAAGAATCTCCGTAATATTTAACAAAGCACTTTTGACATTGTGATCAAATTGCTGACTCCTCACGTCAAAGGCCTTCTTCATCCAAAAAAGCTGAATTGTCAATGTCCCTCCTATTGAAATCACTGCCAATATCACCAATATCCGATATGCTCTTCGATTCATCTAGGTTAAAATCAGTCTATATTTTCTAAATCCATACAATCCGTATGCACTTTAACATTTCATTAACAACTAATAAGATTTCATTAACAGTCCATCAGATCATCCCACACCATCTTTGAATCATTATCTAAACAATTAAACATAACTATTATGAAACATGCAATAATGATTTGTATCACGGTACTCAGCTTGAGTTCGTTCAAAGTTCACGATGACAACACCACTTTCTCTTGGAACAAAACCACACATGATTTTGGAAAGATCGCACTGAATAATCCAGTGACTACCGAGTTTGAGTTTCAAAATCAAGGAGAAGACCCAATTGTAATTGTATCAGCCAAGGGCTCTTGTGGATGCACAGTTGCCAGTTTTACTAAAGGTGAGATATTGCCTGGTGACTATGGCAAAATCAGTGCTACATACAATGCAGCCAAGATTGGAACTTTCAATAAATCGGTGACAGTCACAACCAACATGGGCGACCCTGTCACACTTCAAATCAAAGGGGAAGTGATACAATAATAAGTAGAGTCCAGGTGGGTAGCGCAATGCTGCTACTCACCCATTTTGTCTCTCCTAATCCCTCTCGTGGTAAAAGAAATACCTTGTTGCCCTGACGAACGGATCATGACTGCCTCAAAAAATGGTTCAAGGCCAGTGCCTGCCTGCCAATCGAAAATGAAATTCCCTCCAGTACCTCCGTGTTCTTCTTCTTCGTCAATGATGATTTCTAAAGTCTCTAGTGGCAACAAATATATCGGCGATGTGAGGTAGGTGTGCAATAATTCTCCCGCTGTGTCATAGCTTTTGATCCCAGATAGATAGAGAGTGTCTGCATCGTAGATATTTCTCATACTCACCGTGACTGTCAAGCCTTGTTTGGTATCCCTGTCAAAACTGTTGATCTGACTGTATATGGACAAATAACTACTGGCCGACTCCAAAGAGTCCAAAGTTGACTTAGCCACCACTCTATTCGTCCATCCCAAATCATGGTGACTCTGTCGTGTACCTTGTTCATCACATGCGAACAGAGATACGACAGCTAGTATGGTTAATAGTTGTTTCATGTGACTCAATCGTTTGCTTGTTTGTGCTTCCTTACAATTTAGATTTTAGTTGGGAAAATATCTGCTGGTACTGCTGATTATTTGGAGACATCTGGATCAAAACCTGGCAAGTGGATACTGCACTTGTCACATCCCCATTTTGCATTTGAGCCAGCATTTTGACGTAGAGTAAATCCTCGAATGCATCAAAATACAATTCCCCTTTCTGCGCTACAGAGATGGCCTCCTCAAACTGCTGGTGCTGCAACAAAAGCGTGGCGTAATTGTAAAAAGCACGTGGATTAGCTGGTTGCTTTTCAGTGGCCAATTTCAAATACTTCATTGCAGATACAGCGTCTCCTTGTTCATTGTAGAGCAGCCCCAGCATATAGTAAGAATAACTGTAATCAGGCTCCTGAGTCGTGACCTTCTTATAGAGTGCTATCGCTTCCTCAGCCTTACCTTGATTGTACAGTGTCAGCGCTAGATTCATTCTGGCCTGATTGTAATAATTATCAATAGCGATGGCTTTTCGGTATGCTGCTATGGCTGCTTGCACATCACCTTGTCGTTCATAGTAGATAGCCAAGGCATGTTGTCCGGAGGCAAAATCCGATTGCAGTTTCAAGGATGTAAGGTTTTCTCTCATCGCGTTTTGATAAGCTGGAATATTCCGTGCCTGCGGGTCTATTCCCACCATGTACTGCGCAGCACTAATCCTCACCAAACGAATGCTATCATTCAAAAGCCCCGCAACTAAATCTCTCGAATCTACATCCGGTCTGTTGCTCAGCACATTGATCACTTCTTCGCGTACGATAGCGGAACTATCGTGTAGGAACTGCGTGATTTTCCTCATCTCCTCTGTAGTGGCGTTTCGTCCATAATAATTAACCGCAGTGGCTCGGGCAATATCTGGATATTTGGACCCCATGATCAGCGTCATCAACTTGTCCTGATCGCCATGATAACCTTCCAGAAACAAGTCCGAAAAATGATCAGGCCTGTTTGTGCCATATTCCTTCGTGATGAAGTCACTGGCCCATTTGGCTGATTTATCTGCATGACAGCCATTGCAAGCATTGGGCGTACCATACTTGACAGTCTGATCTGGACGCGGCACTCTAAAACTATGATCCCGTCTAAAATCATTGCCCATATAGGTCTTGCCTGTCATATGACAGTTGATACAGAGACTAGCATCGGTATTCATTTTGTGCTTGTGATGACTCACCTCATTGTATTTGGGCTCATGACACTGCAGACACAAAGCATTGCCTTGTCTTTTTAGTTTTAATGAATGTACATCGTGACAATCCTTACACGATACATTGTTGTGATACATTTTGCTCTGGGTGAAGGAATTGTACACGTACACCTCATCTTTGATCTGACCATCCAGTTCATACAAATCACTGGTCAGCAATGCAGGCCGATAGTGATCCAAAAAACTCCCTGTATAATCAAAATACGGCGTGATTTGTCCCCTACGAGAGTGACATCTGGCGCATTTGTCTACCAGCTCATGGCTTGACATATCCGATTTCATGTATAGTTCTGGGGCTTTACCCTGTTTGCCATTTTGATAAAAAGAAGCATGCTCACTGGCAGGACCATGGCAACTCTCACATGCTACATTGATTTCGCTGAAAGTCGTATGATAGGATTCATCCGTTGGGTTATAATTTTTATGGAGGTTGGTACTATGGCAATCAGCACACATGGTATTCCATCTGGCAGCACCTCTACTCCAGTGAAGCCATTCGGTGGTATCAATCTTTAAGTGTGATTGAACATTGAACCATTGACTTTTTTGGTCATCCCACGCTGCATGCAACGTCTGATAGGATCCTTTCGGGAAAGGGATCAAATATTGCTGCAAAGGAGTCACTCCAAAAGTGTACTCAATCATAAAATCTTTGTATTGGCCATCTCCATCTTGTGTATTGACCCAATATTTACCGTCTTTTTTGAAGAAAAAATACTTTACGTCATTAGAAACAAAAGACACGTTGTTGAAGTCACCCTTCACCGTGGTAGAGTCAGCCGCTTTCATCGCTTCGTCGTGATGTGATCCTTCCCAAGCAGCGTATTCTTTGGCATGACAAGTTTTACAAGTTTCAGCACCTACGAACGTGGACTGAGTGGGCAAGGTCGTCGAAGCGCTCGGGGTACTAGGCTGATAGCCCTCTTCCTTTTTGCTACAGGCCAATAGTAAAGTGATACCTAATATTACAGGGGTGATTTTCCAATTCATAGTCATGCGCAATTTGAAGCTTTATTATCAAAAAAGGGAGTTATTAGCTCCCTTTACTTATGCTCCTACGACCTTTTCTTTGTTCCCGCAATGCGAACAATTGTAGTATTTGGTTTTGTCGTTAGATATTTCATCAACTTCCTCTTTGACCATTTTCAAGGTACGGAAATTACATTTCCCACAGATTCTATTGGTTGTACCCTTATAGGTTTCTATGATGGTTTCACCTGTTCTATCATCAATCCACACATCAAAGTCAAACTCAAAGTCCTCCTCTTGTTTCATCATCTCTTCAGATAGATGTTCATCTTCCTCTTCCTCGTTGAGTAACCTCATCGCATGACCATTTTTTGGGTTTTTTCTGACTCTGAATCGGATATCTGCCAATCGTCTTTCAAGAATGAATGGATAATAGGTATTTAAATAAGCATTGAATGCAAAAGCAATCGTAATACCTATTCCGAGAGATAAGCCTGCCTTTAAGGAAAATACGAAAATATGGCTAAAATCTCTCTCGTTGAGCATAAACGCGTTGAGGATCAATGCTACTGCAATAGATACCCCTACTGCGGAGACCATCATCACTTTGGACTCATTGTTGAGCACGAAGCTGTATTTGCCCGAGCGATGTCCCATCACTGTGACAATCAACATGTAAACTATGTAATTCACACAAGCCATCAGTATAAGCACCAGCGCAGATATGTGGGCAATGTATGTCCATGATTCTAAATAGTTAGTAGGTTCAGCATTCATAATTCGGGATAATTAGGATAAACAATAGACTAAAAATAACTAAAAGCAACGAATATCTAGAACTAGCTTTGTCCCATGCTCTTCAGTGCTTCTTCTATGTAACTAAATGTTGATAGAACTTCGGCTTTTCCATCCACTACAGCTACGTCATGTTCAAAATGTGCAGACGGTTTACGATCTCCAGTGATGATCGTCCACCCATCGGACAATTGCCTCACATCTTTAGTACCTAGATTGATCATCGGTTCGATGGCGATGACAAGACCCTCTTTGATGACAGGACCTCTACCACGCTTGCCAAAATTGGGGACTTCAGGTCCTTCGTGCATTTTTCTACCCAAGCCGTGTCCTACCAACTCTCTCACGACACCATAACCGTGTTTTTCGGCATGTTGCTGGATGGCAAAGCTGACATCACCTATTCGGTTGCCCTTTTTTACTTGAGCTATGCCTAGGTCTAAGCATTCTTTGGTTACCTTGAGTAATTGCCGCACTTCTGGAGCTACCTCGCCGACTTCAAAAGTATAAGCATGATCACCATAAAACCCATTCTTCAACGCACCGCAATCAATGCTGATCACGTCTCCACTTTCGAGAGGACGGTTGTCAGGAATACCGTGGACTACCTGCTCATTGAGTGACATACAAAGCGTATTGGGAAAATCATAGAGCCCCAAAAAACCAGGAATTGCACCATGATCTCGGATACAGGCCTCAGCCATTGTGTCAAGTTGTAGAGGCGTCACTCCTGGTTTCACCTCAGCAGCCAACATTCCCAATGTTTTGGAAACAATGAGCGCACTCTCACGCATCAACTCTATTTCTTCTCTTGTTTTGTAATGAATCATATTGCTTTCATATTGTCAATCGGCAAAAGTATATCAAAATACAGTCCCCCTACAACAAAAAACCCTGATCCAAACACCAAGCTCACTCGGTCCTCAGATCAGGGTTTGTATCCTGAATGGTGTAATAATTATATTACCCCTTCTAAAACTTCTTTGATTGGCACTCTTTTGCCGTCTTTGTAAGCTACGATCCAAGCGTCCTTCACTCCCATTTCTCTTAGGTATTTTTTGAACGTATCTGCTTCCCAGTAATCCTTAAATACACCAATAGTGTATCTCATAGTTCCATCTTCACTGTCCACTTCGAAAGAAGGGTTTCCTTGAGAGAATTTAGATAAATCCTTTTGTTTGAAAGCCCCAATTTGGACTTTAAACAAAACTCCTTTTTGAGAAACGGTTCCCCTGCTTGCCAACCCCTCTTCTCCAGATCCTGATGAATTCTTCTTAGCTTCGGCCAATTCTTTTCTCAAACTAGATACTTGATCTTGATAATCTGAAATTTGATCATCCTTCTCTCTGAATTTACTGTCAAAATCAGCAGCCTCAGCTTTCAAGCTGCTCAACTGACCTTTCAGTGATTTGTTCTCTTCTAGCAGCGCCTTATATTGTTCTGGTGTCAGCGATTTGATTCTTTTTTTCCATTCTTTACTCTCACTTTTAGACATCTGTGCTGTAGCATCAAATGACATGCTTAGTGCTAGTAGAACAGAGAAAATTGCTAGTATACTCTTCATAATTTTATGATTTAATCCAATTTATAGTTACTAATGTACAAATATATTCATCTAATTAAAGTAATAATTAGACTTTTTTAGGCTATCTTTTAAAAGATCAGTCCTTTAAGCTGCCCACCATATCCGCTGGGACGACCCATTCGTCAAACTGCTCATTGGTCAATAACTCCAATTCCAAAGCAGCTTCTCTCAGTGTTTTCCCTTCTTTATGTGCCTTTTTTGCAATTTTAGCAGCATTTTCATATCCGATGTGTGGATTGAGTGCTGTCACCAACATCAAAGATTTTTCCAACTTGTCTGCAATCACAGGATAGTTCGGCTCGATACCTATGGCACAATGTTCATTGAACGATTCGCAAGCATCCCCCAGCAATCTAGCGGAATTGAGCAAGTTATAAATCATCATTGGTTTGAACACATTCAGCTCAAAATGTCCCGTCATACCTCCTACTGAAATCGCCACATCGTTACCGATTGCTTGAGCACAAACCATAGTCATGGCTTCACACTGGGTAGGGTTTACTTTGCCAGGCATGATTGACGATCCTGGTTCATTCTCTGGTATGGTGATTTCGCCGATTCCGCTTCTAGGTCCTGACGATAGCATTCTTATGTCGTTGGCAATTTTCATCAAACTCACAGCCAGTTGCTTCAATGCTCCACTGCTCTCTACGATCGCATCGTGAGCCGCCAATGCTTCAAA is part of the Reichenbachiella agarivorans genome and harbors:
- a CDS encoding helix-turn-helix transcriptional regulator, translated to MRKLNQFAKERRKSLDLTQADLSFKAGVGLRFIRDLEQGKESLMIDKVNQVLSLFGHELDPLPTATKRILINNILFKKNGQGRVPWDLKEEYKLLLHLKSIQIEL
- a CDS encoding App1 family protein produces the protein MGIIHPPVIVPYRGYGTNKKVYIKGMVLENRPEFLAHADDKRSKNLKHMVARYLSTAIPDVEIRISFAGHEKTVRTDEVGYFATWFVMEEELKHTGWLGVEYQLQDSEWGESVEHGEVLIVNPTATYGVISDIDDTVLVSHATELLRKLRLILTQNAKTRLPFAGVSEFYHALAGEAANPIFYVSSSEWNLYDFLVDFFATKQLPKGPFLLQNFKSGLKELISSGGGSHAHKIEKIKRLMDLFPSLSFVLIGDSGQRDPEIYADAVAHYPHRIKAIYIRAIGKKKELDQSLVKSTAVHGVEMLLVNDTAEAYIHAKGLGLF
- a CDS encoding diacylglycerol/lipid kinase family protein; amino-acid sequence: MSTASLLFVINPKSGASDKKNLDATVSEFCNRNDLTFHLYKTTGDQDVSHIKELIEKLKPQIVIAGGGDGTVTLVAELVMDTTIKLAILPLGSANGLATELGIPEDWEENLSLLLHPKTMSMHAIKINDKYLSLHLADLGFNADLIKEFEKEGQRGMLGYAKSFIKKMSQRKSGRFKVQTPESVNRYKADMIVIANASSYGTGAIVNPRCDLEDDLFEVCIFKPLPWHNFLEFTWYSFAGQLENSKYFSIYQTNQVTITSTKPHTLQIDGEVIGSVNKVTARLLPKAVNLVIP
- a CDS encoding response regulator transcription factor, whose translation is MSKRILLVEDDESLGFVIKDNLVLRGYAVDLFETGSTAWQEYQTCDYDICLLDIMLPHMDGLSLAKNIRGVNRAIPIIFLTARSMQEDKLAGFEIGVDDYITKPFSMEELIYRIEVFLKRSMIISQSSGDIHLGNYRFDSVEFKLYYQDQMTKLTRRESEILYYLYQRINVVCKREELLLALWGDDDYFKGRSLDVFISKLRKYLSHDPCLDIENIHGVGFKLSLKH
- a CDS encoding sensor histidine kinase — protein: MNRRAYRILVILAVISIGGTLTIQLFWMKKAFDVRSQQFDHNVKSALLNITEILCSINLEATRPDAIEQISSNYFIVKINNKITPLTLETLLTREFKSRGIKEVFEYGIFDCSNGEMVYGQRVNPSMTAIEGENTLHAFPNLSKDEYYFGIYFPSKTLDLVGQMGIWISSSAVLLIVVLFFGFSLFMIFRQRRLSEIQKDFVNNMTHEFKTPIATMRIAADVLRSPEITDDPKRLSTYTEIINKEIDRLQGQVERVLQMSSIKQEQIQLNKEWIEIDLIIHDLVQRSALSNPNVSISVDTGMPRLFVDQLHMSNVFDNLIDNAIKYSDKEPMVEISWSQHGRKRIEINFKDHGKGIDPKHQSLIFDKFYRVPTGNRHDVKGFGLGLYYVKMVVAAHGGKINVVSQLNEGTTISIILPME
- a CDS encoding DUF1573 domain-containing protein, producing the protein MKHAIMICITVLSLSSFKVHDDNTTFSWNKTTHDFGKIALNNPVTTEFEFQNQGEDPIVIVSAKGSCGCTVASFTKGEILPGDYGKISATYNAAKIGTFNKSVTVTTNMGDPVTLQIKGEVIQ
- a CDS encoding DUF3124 domain-containing protein; amino-acid sequence: MKQLLTILAVVSLFACDEQGTRQSHHDLGWTNRVVAKSTLDSLESASSYLSIYSQINSFDRDTKQGLTVTVSMRNIYDADTLYLSGIKSYDTAGELLHTYLTSPIYLLPLETLEIIIDEEEEHGGTGGNFIFDWQAGTGLEPFFEAVMIRSSGQQGISFTTRGIRRDKMGE
- a CDS encoding tetratricopeptide repeat protein; the protein is MNWKITPVILGITLLLACSKKEEGYQPSTPSASTTLPTQSTFVGAETCKTCHAKEYAAWEGSHHDEAMKAADSTTVKGDFNNVSFVSNDVKYFFFKKDGKYWVNTQDGDGQYKDFMIEYTFGVTPLQQYLIPFPKGSYQTLHAAWDDQKSQWFNVQSHLKIDTTEWLHWSRGAARWNTMCADCHSTNLHKNYNPTDESYHTTFSEINVACESCHGPASEHASFYQNGKQGKAPELYMKSDMSSHELVDKCARCHSRRGQITPYFDYTGSFLDHYRPALLTSDLYELDGQIKDEVYVYNSFTQSKMYHNNVSCKDCHDVHSLKLKRQGNALCLQCHEPKYNEVSHHKHKMNTDASLCINCHMTGKTYMGNDFRRDHSFRVPRPDQTVKYGTPNACNGCHADKSAKWASDFITKEYGTNRPDHFSDLFLEGYHGDQDKLMTLIMGSKYPDIARATAVNYYGRNATTEEMRKITQFLHDSSAIVREEVINVLSNRPDVDSRDLVAGLLNDSIRLVRISAAQYMVGIDPQARNIPAYQNAMRENLTSLKLQSDFASGQHALAIYYERQGDVQAAIAAYRKAIAIDNYYNQARMNLALTLYNQGKAEEAIALYKKVTTQEPDYSYSYYMLGLLYNEQGDAVSAMKYLKLATEKQPANPRAFYNYATLLLQHQQFEEAISVAQKGELYFDAFEDLLYVKMLAQMQNGDVTSAVSTCQVLIQMSPNNQQYQQIFSQLKSKL
- the map gene encoding type I methionyl aminopeptidase; protein product: MIHYKTREEIELMRESALIVSKTLGMLAAEVKPGVTPLQLDTMAEACIRDHGAIPGFLGLYDFPNTLCMSLNEQVVHGIPDNRPLESGDVISIDCGALKNGFYGDHAYTFEVGEVAPEVRQLLKVTKECLDLGIAQVKKGNRIGDVSFAIQQHAEKHGYGVVRELVGHGLGRKMHEGPEVPNFGKRGRGPVIKEGLVIAIEPMINLGTKDVRQLSDGWTIITGDRKPSAHFEHDVAVVDGKAEVLSTFSYIEEALKSMGQS
- a CDS encoding Ezrin/radixin/moesin family protein; this encodes MKSILAIFSVLLALSMSFDATAQMSKSESKEWKKRIKSLTPEQYKALLEENKSLKGQLSSLKAEAADFDSKFREKDDQISDYQDQVSSLRKELAEAKKNSSGSGEEGLASRGTVSQKGVLFKVQIGAFKQKDLSKFSQGNPSFEVDSEDGTMRYTIGVFKDYWEADTFKKYLREMGVKDAWIVAYKDGKRVPIKEVLEGVI